A genomic stretch from Aedes albopictus strain Foshan chromosome 2, AalbF5, whole genome shotgun sequence includes:
- the LOC109416253 gene encoding tyrosine-protein phosphatase non-receptor type 21 isoform X2, whose product MPFKLKLKKSRHYNVMSKSLFVISVDHLDSSTKIDCTLSSESTGQECLENVCQRISINQPEFFGLRYEVKGSTTGEMRWVDLDRPISRQLEKFSANMKVLYLRVMYYVLSGVSLVQDECTRNYYFLQLKHDVIEGRINCDPKQAVILANYSRQAEYGNHQDRQTVDYLKPLLSFPKEMIEADLLEKLTEEVIRQAYDLHNVTHGAAESLYITACQQLDGYGQETFAAKDDHGRDVTLGISVSGIIVASDSNKFYPWRDIKNVLNHKKYFNIECSDASENVRFTVADSTTGSYIWRLCAMQHRFFARFEKNQTQASQLNLNLFQNENLNDSRDDLLSESQYHISSSAMNHIMGSANWQSNNELAAQSAANVWNNSGPSMGMVVESQPSPLVASSTNIGSIGNLNNNSLINSNANVMQSRSSLQTSTLDINLNSSSSVPLEYSNHSSNWAINPAGSNASLINRAQSSSCLDLSNNNVSQDRERLKALLPTYRPAPDYETAMQQKMRNSTNDVRLSNGNLLHLSASQMLAQDHNNLEYNITGSQPDVSYFNQTIQHQPTIHQQPYPDVTHHTTTHMIGPHYSDASDYGLTQRFKMMRLVKPPPPYPANRLSSTSTPDLASHRALLGYRGAHVSGSSPDLVSTRPLMNHAQLVQMSQNNQIFYPGNAHQLRHSQNIVPHGTYENLNFVEPTKRGMHSSTQGVIYYMPQEPMFMPEGAQFHNGAIGVNPKAHLNRSSQHINGSIEPIYENVPLPWKNENESIEIRNRTSSVQSAPGVSRLSQEPQIAVAQQPAFFVPEKHPPPRHSKPAPETSEPAIVHQDHFTIPSNQPPPPQTVQQVTQKPPTPTPPHPEVINRSHSTNVLDSSAYSTFGPDSTNTATHNSTAIIAIANNSTSQQNHHSHGGSSSHNDSGISSVATYSSHVTTNNSLTSTSTTSASSSVKETKRRKIWAILGGRSKKSSDQQKSATLGREKDRKNKAAAAAASGSASGGGSANSSLSEGQIKHRWSTGTPRQQPLPANISKEKLCSLLETKLADPQLYCEFERIPKRVDNAKYDCALAEENKSRNFDPNFLPYDNNRVRLTPTRDNRMGYVNASHITSTVGNKQRFYIVAESPNDTSTTNTFWQCVWEADVYLLIQLSSELNYIPQTSERCLEYGQYQVWREFSQESDRCTTSKLRVYHTQSRRYRSVWHISYNEWGDQNCPSSVGHFLGFLEELNSVRLASVAEVPPSHNTNPPVLIHCNEGGGRTGVTLVADLLMYTLDHNQDLDIPRLIGQIRQQRDNIIPSLAQYKFIHALLIHYLKQTRLI is encoded by the exons ATTCGTCCACCAAGATAGACTGCACCCTCAGTTCTGAAAGCACCGGTCAGGAGTGCCTGGAGAATGTCTGCCAACGGATATCGATCAACCAGCCGGAGTTCTTCGGTTTGCGGTATGAAGTCAAAGGCAGCACTACCGGCGAAATGCGGTGGGTGGATCTGGATCGACCGATTAGCCGGCAACTGGAAAAGTTTTCCGCCAACATGAAGGTGCTATATCTGAGGGTCATGTACTACGTTCTGTCCGGTGTTAGTTTGGTCCAGGACGAATGTACCCGGAACTACTACTTTCTGCAGCTGAAGCATGATGTGATCGAAGGTAGGATAAACTGTGATCCAAAGCAGGCAGTAATTTTGGCGAACTATAGTCGACAAGCTGAGTATGGGAATCATCAGGACCGACAGACGGTAGATTATCTAAAACCGTTATTGTCCTTTCCGAAAGAGATGATTGAAGCGGATTTATTGGAAAAATTGACTGAGGAGGTGATACGACAAGCTTATGACCTGCATAATGTGACGCATGGAGCGGCGGAAAGTTTGTACATTACCGCTTGCCAACAGTTAGATGGGTATGGTCAGGAAACGTTTGCTGCCAAAGACGACCATGGGAGGGATGTCACGTTGGGAATCTCAGTTTCGGGAATTATTGTGGCCAGCGATTCGAATAAGTTCTATCCATGGCGAGATATTAAGAATGTACTCAACCACAAAAAGTATTTCAACATAGAATGTTCGGATGCTAGCGAGAATGTTAGATTTACGGTAGCGGACTCAACGACTGGGTCGTACATCTGGAGGCTGTGCGCAATGCAACATCGGTTCTTTGCTCGGTTCGAAAAGAACCAGACGCAAGCGAGTCAGCTGAATTTGAATCTGTTTCAAAACGAAAATTTGAACGACAGTAGAGACGACTTGCTGAGTGAAAGTCAGTATCATATATCCTCCTCAGCAATGAATCATATAATGGGTTCAGCAAACTGGCAAAGCAATAACGAACTTGCTGCGCAATCGGCTGCGAACGTATGGAACAATTCCGGACCATCGATGGGGATGGTAGTTGAATCGCAACCTTCCCCTCTAGTTGCTTCCAGCACAAATATCGGTAGCATAGGTAACCTAAATAACAATAGTCTTATAAATTCCAATGCCAACGTAATGCAGTCTCGATCGTCACTGCAAACATCCACTCTGGATATAAATCTTAACTCCTCATCTTCAGTGCCATTGGAATATTCGAATCACAGTTCAAACTGGGCAATAAACCCGGCCGGTTCGAACGCATCACTGATCAATCGTGCACAAAGCTCATCCTGTCTAGATTTAAGCAATAACAACGTTAGTCAAGATCGAGAGCGGCTTAAAGCGCTACTACCAACTTACCGACCTGCTCCGGACTACGAAACTGCTATGCAGCAAAAGATGCGAAACAGCACCAACGACGTCCGTTTAAGTAACGGTAATTTGTTGCATTTATCTGCCTCACAAATGTTGGCTCAGGATCATAATAATCTAGAATACAACATCACCGGAAGCCAACCGGATGTGTCTTACTTCAACCAGACGATTCAGCATCAACCCACAATTCATCAGCAGCCATACCCGGATGTAACTCATCACACAACGACCCACATGATTGGCCCTCACTACTCGGATGCTTCCGATTACGGGCTCACTCAGCGATTCAAAATGATGAGATTAGTCAAACCACCTCCACCTTATCCCGCCAATCGCCTGAGTTCTACATCCACTCCGGATCTGGCATCTCATAGAGCTCTTCTAGGATACCGCGGTGCTCACGTTTCTGGATCTAGTCCTGATCTTGTATCAACTCGTCCACTCATGAATCATGCTCAACTCGTGCAAATGTCCCAAAACAATCAGATCTTCTACCCCGGCAACGCCCATCAACTACGACACTCGCAAAACATTGTCCCGCATGGAACGTACGAAAACCTAAACTTTGTTGAACCGACAAAGCGCGGAATGCATTCTAGTACTCAAGGCGTTATCTATTATATGCCACAGGAACCAATGTTTATGCCGGAAGGTGCGCAATTCCACAATGGCGCCATTGGCGTCAATCCCAAAGCTCACCTAAATCGTTCATCCCAGCATATCAACGGATCCATTGAGCCGATCTATGAAAATGTTCCCCTGCCTTGGAAAAACGAAAACGAATCCATTGAAATTCGAAATCGAACATCCAGTGTACAATCCGCCCCGGGAGTATCCCGTCTCAGTCAGGAACCCCAAATTGCTGTCGCTCAACAACCCGCCTTCTTCGTTCCGGAGAAGCATCCTCCACCCCGCCATTCAAAACCCGCTCCGGAAACATCGGAACCCGCGATAGTCCACCAGGACCACTTCACAATCCCGTCCAACCAACCTCCCCCGCCTCAAACCGTTCAACAAGTCACCCAAAAGCCCCCCACTCCAACTCCCCCACATCCGGAAGTTATAAACCGATCCCATTCCACGAACGTACTCGACTCTTCCGCGTATTCCACCTTCGGACCGGACTCCACCAACACCGCAACGCACAACTCCACCGCCATCATTGCCATCGCGAACAATTCCACCAGTCAGCAAAACCATCACTCGCACGGAGGCAGCAGCAGTCACAACGATTCCGGGATCAGCTCCGTGGCCACATACTCGTCGCACGTGACCACCAACAACTCGCTGACATCCACCTCAACCACTTCGGCCAGCAGTTCGGTCAAGGAAACCAAGCGGCGAAAGATCTGGGCCATCCTTGGCGGTCGCTCGAAAAAATCATCCGACCAGCAGAAAAGTGCCACCCTCGGGCGGGAGAAAGACCGCAAGAacaaggcagcggcggcggcagcaAGCGGCTCGGCCAGCGGCGGAGGCAGTGCCAACAGTTCCCTGAGCGAAGGCCAGATCAAACACCGTTGGTCGACGGGGACGCCCCGACAGCAACCGCTACCGGCCAACATCAGCAAGGAGAAGTTG TGTTCACTGCTAGAAACGAAACTCGCCGATCCTCAGCTTTACTGCGAATTCGAGCGGATACCGAAGCGAGTGGATAATGCCAAATATGATTGTGCTCTGGCGGAGGAAAACAAGAGCCGAAACTTCGATCCCAACTTCCTGCCGTACGACAATAACCGCGTTCGGTTAACTCCAACCCGGGACAATCGAATGGGATACGTGAACGCTTCGCACATTACT AGCACTGTGGGTAATAAGCAGAGGTTCTACATCGTAGCTGAGAGTCCGAACGATACGTCAACGACGAATACCTTCTGGCAGTGTGTCTGGGAGGCGGATGTGTACCTCCTGATACAGCTATCAAGTGAACTGAACTATATTCCACAGACTAGTGAGCGTTGTTTAGAGTATGGGCAG TACCAAGTTTGGCGGGAGTTCTCGCAGGAATCGGATCGCTGTACCACCTCCAAGTTGCGTGTGTATCATACGCAAAGTCGACGCTATAGATCTGTGTGGCACATTTCGTACAACGAGTGGGGCGATCAAAACTGTCCCAGCAGCGTGGGACACTTTTTAG